From Nicotiana tabacum cultivar K326 chromosome 22, ASM71507v2, whole genome shotgun sequence, one genomic window encodes:
- the LOC107771011 gene encoding uncharacterized protein LOC107771011 has translation MTTSKETKLSMKLLIDTTARKVLFAEAEKDCVDFLFHILSLPVGTVTRLLKEKEMKCGCLPNLYESVENLNDKYIQSNQCKDILLKPKSSVGNITSVPFLLLNDVPTPERSFYCCSNNSGHFTVSDDPSALCPTCQYSISRKLTYVAPPDSKEAEAATGGFVKDVITCMVTDDLVVKPMSTISSIALLNKFSVRDIAVLQEEVVSIGMEEALELLKASFESKTVLTSVFMSRIKMEK, from the exons ATGACTACTTCTAAAGAAACCAAATTGAGCATGAAGCTTTTGATTGACACCACGGCTCGCAAAGTCCTATTTGCTGAGGCTGAAAAAGATTGTGTTGATTTCCTCTTTCACATTCTCTCTTTGCCAGTGGGAACTGTCACTAGACTTCTTAAGGAGAAAGAAATGAAATGTGGATGCTTGCCTAACCTCTACGAAAGCGTCGAAAATCTTAATGACAAGTACATTCAATCGAACCAATGcaaggatatccttttaaaacccAAATCTTCAGTTGGGAATATCACGTCAGTTCCTTTTCTATTGCTTAATGACGTTCCGACACCTGAGAGGAGTTTCTATTGTTGTTCCAACAATAGTGGCCACTTTACTGTTTCTGATGACCCTAGTGCTCTATGTCCTACTTGTCAGTATAGTATCTCAAGAAAGTTGACGTATGTTGCTCCGCCGGATTCAAAGGAAGCTGAGGCAGCTACTGGTGGTTTTGTGAAGGATGTAATCACATGTATGGTGACGGATGACTTAGTGGTTAAGCCCATGTCCACCATTTCTAGCATTGCCCTTCTCAACAAGTTTAGTGTCCGGGATATTGCTGTGCTGCAGGAGGAAGTAGTAAGTATTGGAATGGAAGAG GCGCTGGAGTTGCTGAAAGCATCTTTCGAGTCGAAAACAGTTCTGACAAGTGTTTTCATGAGCCGCATAAAAATGGAGAAATAG